The following proteins are encoded in a genomic region of Syngnathoides biaculeatus isolate LvHL_M chromosome 15, ASM1980259v1, whole genome shotgun sequence:
- the LOC133513724 gene encoding creatine kinase, testis isozyme-like, which produces MANLQLGERSVKDDFPTLSEHNNHMAKLLTMDMYNKLREKCTPNAFTIDDVIQTGVDNPGHPFIMTVGCVAGDEESYEVFKDLMDLVIEERHGGYRPSDIHKTDLDPENLKGGDDLDPNYVLSARVRTGRSIRGYCLPPHCSRGERRAVERITVEGSEQIRSFEFQSCESGIDTHFRSQK; this is translated from the exons ATGGCCAACCTTCAGCTGGGGGAGCGGTCAGTGAAAGATGACTTTCCCACTCTGAGTGAGCACAACAACCACATGGCCAAGTTGTTAACGATGGACATGTACAACAAACTGAGGGAGAAATGTACCCCCAATGCCTTCACCATCGATGATGTCATTCAGACAGGAGTGGATAACCCAG GTCATCCTTTTATCATGACTGTGGGGTGCGTGGCTGGCGATGAGGAGTCATATGAAGTCTTCAAAGACTTGATGGACCTTGTGATTGAAGAAAGACACGGAGGTTACAGACCATCAGACATCCACAAAACTGACCTGGACCCAGAGAACCTCAAG GGTGGCGATGACCTCGATCCCAACTATGTTCTAAGCGCCCGCGTACGAACAGGCCGGAGCATTCGGGGTTATTGCTTGCCACCGCACTGCAGCCGGGGAGAGCGACGCGCCGTGGAGAGGATCACAGTTGAAGGTAGTGAGCAGATACGAAGCTTTGAATTCCAGTCATGTGAATCTGGAATTGATACACATTTTAGAAGCCAGAAATAA